A region of the Pseudarthrobacter oxydans genome:
GAGGTGCCGGGGAACGGAGAGGAGCCGCTGGCGCCGAGGTGCGCGGCCGCCTGTTTGACGTGCATCACGCTCCCGGCATTGTCCTAACCAGCCGCTGACAGGGTAACGTTTTTTCCATGGCTGACAATTCCGCGCATCTCCCTGCCCTTGGTACTCTTCTGACCGCCATGGTCACACCGTTCACCAAGGACGGCGCAGTGGATTACGAGCAGGCCGCTGAACTGGCCAGCAAGCTGGTGGATGACGGCTGCGACGGCCTGGTGGTCACCGGAACCACGGGCGAAACATCCACCCTCACCGACGAGGAAAACCTCGGCATGTTCCGCGCCGTCAAGGACGCTGTCGGCGGCCGCGCTGCCATCATCGCCGGCACGGGCACCAACGACACCGCCCACTCGGTGCACCTTTCCCGGCAGGCGGCGGCCCTCGGCGTCGACGGCCTCCTCCTGGTGACGCCCTACTACAACAAGCCCAGCCAGGCCGGGGTCCGCGCCCACTTCGAAACGGTGGCCTCCGCCGTCGACGTGCCCGTCATGCTGTACGACATCCCCGGCCGCTCCTCCATCGCCATTGAGCCGGACACCATGATCCGGCTGGCGCAGCACCCGAACATCGTGGCAGTCAAGGACGCCAAGGCCGACTTCGTCGCCGCCACGCGCGTCATGGCCGAGACGGACCTCCTCTTCTACTCGGGCGACGACGGACTGACCCTTCCGTGGATGGCCCTTGGCGCCGTCGGCCTGGTGGGCGTCACAACCCACGTGGCCACGCGCCGCTTCCGCGAGCTCATCGACGCCGTCAACGCGAACGACCTCAGCACTGCCCGGAAGATCAACTTTGAACTCCTGCCAGTGGTCCGGGCCACCATGACGCGGGTCCAGGGAGCCGTTGCGGCCAAGCAGATTCTTAAATGGCAGGGAGTCCTGCCCAACTCGATTGTCCGTTTGCCCCTCGTGGAGCCGGACGAAGCCGAGATCGAAACCATCCGCGGGGATTTGGCGGAAGCGGGGCTGGTCTTTTCCTGAGGAGTAAGACCAGCACCCTTCCGCCTGGAAAGTAGTGCAATATGACCCAAACTGCCCTCACCGGCCTTGTCACCCCTCCCCGCCTGCCGCAGGGAACCCTCCGGATTGTTCCGCTGGGCGGACTGGGGGAGATCGGCCGGAACATGGCCGTGTTCGAAATCGACGGCAAGCTGCTCATCGTGGACTGCGGTGTCCTTTTTCCCGAGGAAACCCAGCCCGGCGTCGACCTGATCCTGCCTGATTTCTCCTACATCGAGGACCGGCTGGACGACATCGTGGCCGTTGTCCTCACCCATGGACACGAAGACCACATCGGAGCCGTTCCGTACCTGCTGCGCCGCCGCAACGACATTCCGCTGGTGGGCTCGCAGCTGACCCTCGCCCTGATCGAGGCGAAGCTGCAGGAGCACCGCATCCGGCCGTACACCCTCACGGTCGAGGAAGGCCAGATCGAAAAGTTCGGCCCGTTCGAGTGTGAGTTCGTGGCCGTCAACCACTCCATTCCCGACGCTTTGGCCGTGTTCATCCGGACCGCCGGCGGCACCGTCCTTCACACCGGCGACTTCAAGATGGACCAGCTGCCGCTGGACGGACGCATCACCGACCTCCGGCACTTCGCCAAGCTCGGCGAGGAGGGCGTGGACCTCTTCATGTCCGACTCCACCAACGCCGACGTCCCCGGCTTCACCACTGCCGAGAAGGAAATCGGGCCCACGCTCGAAAGGCTCTTCGGCCAGGCCACCAAACGGATCATCGTGGCGTCCTTCTCGTCGCACGTCCACCGGGTCCAGCAGGTGCTGGACGCAGCTGCCAAGCACAACCGCAAGGTGGCCTTCGTGGGCCGCTCCATGGTCCGCAACATGGCCATTGCCGAGAAGCTCGGGTACCTGGACGTCCCGCCGGGCCTGATCGTGGACATCAAGAACGTGGACAACCTCCCGGACAACCGCGTGGTGCTGATGTCCACCGGTTCGCAGGGTGAGCCCATGGCAGCCCTGTCCCGGATGGCCAACGGCGACCACCGCGTGGTGGTGGGCGACGGTGACACCGTCATCCTTGCCTCCAGCCTCATCCCCGGCAACGAGAACGCCGTCTTCCGGATCATCAACGGGCTGCTCAAGCTCGGCGCCGACGTGATCCACAAGGGCAACGCCAAGGTCCACGTCTCGGGCCACGCCGCCGCCGGCGAACTTCTCTACTGCTACAACATCCTCGAGCCGCTCAACGCCATGCCGGTGCACGGTGAGACCCGCCACCTGATCGCCAACGGCAAGATCGCCATCGAGTCCGGCGTGCCCGAAGCCAGCGTCATCCTCGCAGACAACGGCACCGTCATCGACCTGAAGGACCACCGGGCTGACGTTGTGGGCCAGGTGGAAGTCGGCTTCGTTTACGTGGACGGCTCCAGCGTCGGCGAGATCACGGACGCCGACCTCAAGGACCGCCGGATCCTCGGCGACGAAGGCTTCATCTCCATCATCACCGTCATCCACCGCGCCACCGGCAAGGTGGTATCCGGCCCCGAGATCCACGCCCGCGGCGTGGCGGAGGACGACTCCGTGTTCGACGAAATCATCCCCAAGATCAACGCGGCGCTGGAGGAGGCGGTCCTCAACCACGCGGACCACACCAGCCACCAGCTCCAGCAGGTGGTCCGCCGCGTGGTGGGCACCTGGGTCAACCGCAAGCTCCGCCGGAAACCGATGATCATCCCCGTGGTGCTCGAGGCCTGACACCAGCCTGCCTGCTCCGGCCCGCGCTCCCGTCCGACGGGGCCGCGGGCCGGACGCGTTTAAGGGCCGCGAACCGGCGGACCAGGGGGTCCAAATCCCCGGAAAACCAGCCCAACTCGGGTACCGTGGCTGGTATGGCCACTCGTACTACGTCCGCGCCCAATGGCTCCAGCAGGGGCAGCGCCGGAAGCAAAACCGGCAGCTCCTCCGGCCGCGGTTCAGGCTCCACGGCCGCCAAATCGGGGCGTGCCGGCGGCTCTTCCAGCACCGCGCGCACCCGCCAGCTTCCCGCCGTCGAGCACCACCAGCCGTGGTTGCTGCGCGTGGTGGGCGGAGCCTGGCTGGGAGTGGGCCACGTGGTGGGCGGAGGCGTGCGGCGCATCGGCCACGACGTCAGCGACCTCCCCGCGGAAGAACGCCGTGACGGCGCCGCCCTGTTCAACCTGGCCCTTGGCATCTTTATTGCCACCTTCGCCTGGTGGGGCCTGACGGGCTGGTTCCCGGACGCGGTGTACGCCGTGGTCAACGGCACCTTCGGGTGGATCTCCCTGCTTCTTCCGCTGATGCTGTTTGTCTGCGCGTTCCGGCTCTTCCGCCAGCCCTCGGACGGGCGGGGCAACAACCGGGTGGGCATCGGCTTCCTGATCATGACGTTCGCCGGCTGCGGACTGGCCCACATCCTCGGCGGACAGCCCACCGTGGCCGACGGCTTCGACGGCCTCCGCCAGGCCGGGGGCATGCTGGGTTTCCTCGCTGCGTCGCCGTTGGCCGCCATCCATCCCGCCGTTCCAGTCGTGTTCTACTCGCTGCTGGCCTTCATTTCCCTGCTGATCATTACGGCTACTCCGTTCACCGCGATTCCGCGCCGACTGCGCGCCGGCTACGAGCACCTGATGGGCATTGACCTGCTGGATGACCAGGACCGGGACGCCCATGACCGCAGCTACCTGGAACGGACCGCGCCCGCCACAGCGTCCAAGGCCCCCAAGAAGAAGCGCCGCTTCTTCGGCAAGGACGAGGAGGATGCCGACGCCGGACTGGAGGGCTATGTAGGGGACGAAGCCTTCGAGCACGCGGTGATCGACGACGATGACGCAAAGGGAGGCGCGGCGGCCCGCCCGGCGCCGGGAGTCCGGCGGCCCACCCAGGCGGAGATCGCCGTCGAGAAGATCAAAGCTGCCCAGGGCCTGGGCAGCGCGGCGCAGGGAGCGGCTCCGGCGGGGGAGAACGCAACCGAAGCCATCCCCATGATCACCCCCGGCATGTCCGCAGCCGCTGCCAAACCGGCAGCCGCCCCCACAGTGCCATCCAACCCCGTGGCGCCCGCCCCGCCGCCGGTTCCCATTCCGCAGCGCACCGAGCAGCTGTCCCTCGCCGGCGACGTGACGTACACGCTCCCGGCATCGGACTACCTGACGCCCGGCTCCATCCCCAAGGAGCGCACGGAAGCCAACGACGCCGTCGTCGCTGCCCTGACTGACACCCTCCAGCAGTTCAACGTCGACGCCACCGTCACCGGCTTCAGCCGCGGCCCCACCGTTACCAGGTACGAGATCGAACTCGCCCCCGGAACCAAGGTGGAACGTGTCACCGCGCTGTCCAAGAACATCTCCTATGCCGTAGCCTCCAGCGACGTGCGGATCCTCAGCCCCATCCCGGGCAAATCGGCCATCGGCATTGAGATCCCGAATACGGACCGCGAGACCGTCTCGCTGGGCGACGTCCTGCGAAGCCAGAACGCCCGCCGGACGGACCACCCCATGGTGATGGGCGTGGGCAAGGATGTGGAGGGCGGCTATGTCGTAGCCAACCTCGCCAAGATGCCCCACCTCCTCGTGGCAGGCGCCACCGGTGCCGGAAAGTCATCGTTCGTGAACTCGATGATCACGTCCATCCTGATGCGTGCCACCCCTGACGAGGTGCGCATGGTGATGGTGGACCCCAAGCGCGTGGAACTGACCGCCTACGAGGGCGTGCCGCACCTGATCACGCCCATCATCACCAACCCCAAAAAGGCCGCCGAGGCACTGCAATGGGTGGTCCGCGAAATGGACGCGCGCTACGACGACCTCGCCAACTACGGCTTCAAGCACATCGATGACTTCAACAAGGCGGTGCGGGCCGGCAAGGTCCAGCCGCCGGTGGACTCCAAGCGCGTCATCCGGCCGTATCCCTACCTGCTGGTGATCGTGGACGAGCTCGCGGACCTCATGATGGTTGCCCCGCGCGACGTTGAAGACTCGATCGTCCGCATCACGCAGCTTGCCCGGGCGGCAGGCATCCACCTGGTCCTGGCCACCCAGCGGCCTTCCGTGGACGTCGTCACCGGCCTGATCAAGGCCAACGTTCCGTCCCGCATGGCGTTTGCCACGTCCTCCGTCACGGACTCGCGCGTTGTCCTGGACCAGCCGGGTGCCGAGAAGCTGATTGGCCAGGGTGACGCGCTCTTCCTGCCGATGGGCGCGTCCAAAGCCATGCGCGTCCAGGGCGCCTGGGTCACGGAGTCCGAAATCCACAAGGTGGTTGAGCACGTCAAGGGACAGCTCCAGGCAAGCTACCGTGACGATGTTGCCGCGGAGGCGCCGAAGAAGCAGATCGATGACGACATCGGCGACGACCTCGAGGTCCTGCTGCAGGCTACCGAGCTCGTGGTCACCACGCAGTTCGGCTCCACCTCGATGCTCCAGCGCAAGCTCCGCGTCGGCTTCGCCAAGGCGGGGCGCCTTATGGACCTGCTGGAATCCCGGGGCGTCGTGGGCCCGTCCGAAGGGTCCAAGGCCCGTGACGTCCTGGTGAAGCCGGACGATCTTGCCCCCGTCCTGGCGGCCATGAAGGGCCAGGACGCACCCGCTGCGCCGGACTCGCAGACCGCAGCCCTGAGCGACAACGCCAATGCGAACATCGCCCGGGGCGGATACGCGGAAGACCTCGTGGCTGCGGACCTCGACCAGCGGAAGCAGAGTGCCGAATATTACGACGGCTCGGATTCCCCGCCCGGCGGCTACGACGACGAGGACGGCTCCGAAGATGCCTGGTCCCTCACCGGGCGCTAGCCCAAAGACTGTAGCCTAGGAACGTGACTAGCACCGATGCCACCGCGGCCGGCCCAGGCCGTGCCGGGGTCTGGAACCTTCCCAATATCCTGACCATGATCCGCATCGCGCTGGTCCCGTTCTTCGTGTGGTTCCTTATCGCGGACGCGCCGGGGCTGCAGAGCGCGTCCGGGCCGTGGCGGTGGGCGGCGGTCGCGGCGTTCGCCGTCGCCATCTATACGGACAAGCTCGACGGCGACATCGCCAGGAGCCGGAACCTGGTGACGGACTTCGGCAAGATCGCCGATCCCATCGCGGATAAGCTCCTCACCGGTTCCGCCCTGGTGATGCTCTCGGTGCTGGGCGAACTTCCATGGTGGGCCACACTGGTGATCCTGGTCCGCGAGTGGGGCATCACCGCACTGCGCTTCTTCGTGATCCGCTACGGCGTCATCCCTGCTTCGCGGGGCGGAAAGCTCAAGACCGTTGTGCAGACTGCGGCCATCTTCCTGTACCTCCTGCCGCTGGGTGCCTTCGCTCCATGGCTGGCCTGGGTGGCGTTCGCCGTCATGATGGCGGCCGTGGCCATCACAGTCTGGACCGGCATCCAGTACGTGATGGAGGCACTGCGCCTTCGGGCGAAGGGAAAGCTGCAGGCACGCAGCAGCAAAGGACAGGAGCCGGCATGACCAACCTCCACCATCTGTCCGCGGAAGCAGTCAGGAAAGCCCTCGACACAGGACGCACCGTGGCCGCCGCAGAATCCCTGACCGCCGGGATGGTGTCCGCAGTCCTTGCCGACACGCCCGGCGCCTCCGGGATCCTGCAGGGCGGGGTGGTTGCCTACCAGAACTCGGTCAAGGAATCGGTCCTGGACGTCCCGGCCGAGTTGCTGGCCCGCGTCGGATCCGTCGACCCCGGCGTCGCCGCAGCCATGGCGGCCGGAGCCCGGACAGTCCTGCGCGCTGACATCGGCGTCTCCACCACCGGCGTTGCGGGGCCGGATGAGCACGACGGAAAGCCGGTGGGAACCGTGTATGTAGGCATAGCCACCGCCGCCGGGACGGAAGCCTTCGAGTATTCCTTCGCCGGCAACCGTGCAGAAATCCGCGGACAGGCCTGCGGGGCTGCCTTGGAACGGCTTCTGGAGGCCCTGTCCCGGTGAACCCGGCCGGCCGAAGTTACCCGGATGTAAAGTTGGTGGGAACAAAAGCCGGTACCGATTAGTTATTACATTGTGTCGCTTCCGGATAGCGGAGGCGCCTAGGATGAAATGACCACGACGGTTCGCGCCACCGCGGACCTGACCTATGAGGGAGCAAGGCGATACAGATGGTAAAGCAGCCCGTATCCGTTAACGGCGTTGTCCGCTGGAAGGATGTGGGCCTCGCCGATCAGGCTAAGAGCGAACAGAAGGAGCGCAAGATGGTTGTACTTCGTCACGAAATCGGTGATGTCCTGCGCGATGTCCGCCAGCGTCAGGGGCGTACGCTCCGTGAAGTCTCGCACAGCGCCCGTGTCTCCCTGGGTTACCTCAGTGAAGTGGAGCGCGGCCAGAAGGAAGCGTCATCCGAGCTCCTCTCTTCGATCTGCTCGGCACTGGATGTCCCGTTGTCCAGCATGCTCCGCGAAGTGAGCGACCGTGTGGCAGTTGCCGAAGGCGTTGCCGTTCCGGACACCGTTCCGCAGGAGTTCTCCCAGCGTTATGGCCGCGACCTTGAGCGCGACCTGAACACTGAACTCAACGACGAACTTTCCACCGGCCTTCTTTCCGGCGCCCGGTAAGCGCGCCGCCGCAAGGCGGCCTTGGAAACAAGACACACTGAAGCCTCCGGCCGTGCCGGGGGCTTCAGTCGTATCCGCCTACGTGTCTTCCGCAGGGGCGGCCGCCGGCCCGTCCTTCGGGAACCCGTCACGCTCGTACGTGGAGTTCAATTTGGCCATGTACCGGGCCAGTTCTTCCAGGTCCTCCACCGGCCATTCGCCCAGGCGTTCACGAAACACCTGCCGCCGGGCATCCTGGACCTGGTGCATCTTCTCCTCACCCTTAGGAGTGAGCCGGATGGCCTGGGCGCGCCCGTCCAGCGGATCTGCCTCCTTGGACACGAGTCCCAGGCTCTCGAGGAACGCAATCTGCCGGCTGACGGACGGCTTGCCCACGCCAATGTTCATGGCCAGGTCGGTGAGCCTGATCGGGCCCTCCCTGCGGATCACCGTCAGCAGGCCGTAGGCGGCCGGCTCCATGTCCGGATGGACCTGGCGGGAGAGTTGGTTGGAAATGGCCCGGGCGCGCCGCCAGAAGAGGCTGATCTGGTGCTCCACGTTCTGCAACGCGGCGTCCACGGTGGCTTCGTCGTGGCGGCCTTGCAGGGAGGGGACGTCGGGGGAGCTGCTCATGGCAACAATTCTAGGGTGCGGATCGTGAGAGACTTTTCTGGTGCGAATCAGCGATTATTGGCGGCTTATGGACGACGAATTCGGCGCCGGGTACTCGCGGGTCCTCAGCAGCACGCTTGTGCTGGCCGGGGTGGGCGGGCGCACTGCGGACCAGGCGCTGGCTGCCGGGGTGGAACCCCGCAAGGTGTGGCTGGCAGTCTGCGACGTCCAGGACGTCCCCGCCGAGCGCAGGCTGGGCCGGGACCTCAAGCCCCGCGCGAACTAGCCTGATTCTCCTGACACGCCGCGCTCCTGTTCGAATACCTGTTCGGGTAAAGCTATGCTTTTCATAGCGGGTTATCCACATAGCCGCCGTTATCCGGCCGGAATGTCAGTGGGTCCCATTAGCGTCAGAGATGACCAATAAACGGCCGCTGAGGCCACTCCAAAGCGAGAAAGCATTAGAGGTGTGAACCATGGCGGCAGCCCCGGATCGTGCAAAAGCGCTCGAAGCAGCGCTGGCCCAGATCGACAAGCAGTTCGGTAAAGGCTCGGTCATGCGGCTCGGCGATGAAGTCCGGGCCCCCATCGAGGTCATCCCCACAGGCTCCATCGCCCTGGACGTTGCCTTGGGAATTGGCGGCCTTCCCCGGGGCCGCGTCGTTGAAATCTACGGCCCGGAATCTTCCGGTAAAACCACCGTTGCCCTGCACGCAGTGGCCAACGCCCAGCGACTGGGCGGCATCGCCGCCTTCATCGACGCCGAGCACGCCCTCGATCCTGAGTACGCCGCCAAGCTCGGTGTGGACACGGACGCCCTCCTGGTCTCCCAGCCGGACACCGGCGAGCAGGCCCTCGAAATCATGGACATGCTGGTGGGTTCAGGTTCCCTGGACGTTATCGTGATCGACTCCGTCGCGGCGCTGGTGCCCCGTGCCGAAATTGAAGGCGACATGGGCGACAGCCACGTGGGCCTGCAGGCACGGCTCATGAGCCAGGCCCTGCGTAAGATCACCGGCCGCCTGAGCCAGACGAAGACCACCGCCATCTTCATCAACCAGCTCCGTGAAAAGATCGGCGTCTTCTTCGGTTCCCCCGAAACCACCACCGGCGGTAAGGCCCTGAAGTTCTACGCCTCCATCCGTATCGATGTGCGCCGCATCCAGACCCTCAAGGAAGGCGCGGATTCGGTCGGTAACCGGACCAAGGCGAAGATCGTCAAGAACAAGATGGCCCCGCCCTTCAAGGTGGCCGAGTTCGACATCATCTACGGCCAGGGCATCTCCCGCGAGGGCGGCATCATCGACATGGGCGTGGAGCACGGCATCATCAAGAAGTCCGGCTCCTGGTTCACCTACGATGGCGACCAGCTGGGCCAGGGCATGGAGAACTCGCGCCGGTTCCTGCGCGACAACCCTGAACTGGCCGCCGAACTCGAGCGCCTGATCAAGGAAAAGCTTGGTGTCGGCGTCAAGCCTGCGGAGCCCGAATCCAAGGATTCCCCGAAGCTGAAGGCCGTTGACGGGTTCTAACCGTTGACCAGCCCTGAAAATGCGCGCCCCCGCCGGTCCAGAGCCGGCGGGCGGCGCGCCGCTTCGTATGCCGATGACCTCCAGGACGGCCCGACTCCGGACTCTCCCGTTGCAGGGGATGCCGAGCCTGATCCGGTGTCGGTTGCGCAGTCCATCGTCTACCGGCAGCTAACAGCCTCAGCCAAGAGCAGGTTGCAGCTCGCACAGAAGCTTGCAGAGCGGAACATCCCGGAAGACGTCGCAGAGGCAGTGCTGGACCGGTTCCAGGAAGCCCGCCTGATCAACGACGCCGACTTCGCCGACATGTGGGTTCGGAGCCGCGCCCAGTCGCGGAAGCTGGCAAAGGGCGCACTCCGGCGCGAGCTGGCGGAGAAAGGCATCGACCAGGAGACTGCCGCCGCGGCGCTGGAACAGTTGTCGGACGCAGATGAAGAAGCCGCAGCAAGGCAACTCGTTGAGCGGAAGCTCCGCCCGGGGACGGATCTTCAGGACCGGGCGGAACGGGACAAGGCTGCGCGCCGGCTGGCCTCCATGCTGGCCCGCAAGGGCTACCAGCCGTCCCAGGCATTCCGGATCGTCAACGACGTCCTGGAGTCCCGGGCCGCAGCCGACAGTGGCGAACGGTAAAACCGGTACCCTTAACAGGTGAGTTTGACCATCCCTTCCCCCCTTTCCGGTACCGGCACCAGCACAGCGGCCGCCGACGCTCCGCAAGCGGCTGCCCAGAAGCCACGCACCTACCAGGTGCGCACCTTCGGCTGCCAGATGAACGTCCACGACTCAGAGCGCATGGCAGGCATGCTCGAGGACGCAGGATACGTACCGGCCGAGGGTGAGCAGGCCGACGTCGTGGTGTTCAACACCTGCGCAGTGCGCGAAAACGCCGACAACAAGCTCTATGGGAACCTGGGAATCCTCGCGCCGGTGAAGGCCGCGAACCCCGGCATGCAGATTGCGGTGGGCGGCT
Encoded here:
- a CDS encoding ribonuclease J, coding for MTQTALTGLVTPPRLPQGTLRIVPLGGLGEIGRNMAVFEIDGKLLIVDCGVLFPEETQPGVDLILPDFSYIEDRLDDIVAVVLTHGHEDHIGAVPYLLRRRNDIPLVGSQLTLALIEAKLQEHRIRPYTLTVEEGQIEKFGPFECEFVAVNHSIPDALAVFIRTAGGTVLHTGDFKMDQLPLDGRITDLRHFAKLGEEGVDLFMSDSTNADVPGFTTAEKEIGPTLERLFGQATKRIIVASFSSHVHRVQQVLDAAAKHNRKVAFVGRSMVRNMAIAEKLGYLDVPPGLIVDIKNVDNLPDNRVVLMSTGSQGEPMAALSRMANGDHRVVVGDGDTVILASSLIPGNENAVFRIINGLLKLGADVIHKGNAKVHVSGHAAAGELLYCYNILEPLNAMPVHGETRHLIANGKIAIESGVPEASVILADNGTVIDLKDHRADVVGQVEVGFVYVDGSSVGEITDADLKDRRILGDEGFISIITVIHRATGKVVSGPEIHARGVAEDDSVFDEIIPKINAALEEAVLNHADHTSHQLQQVVRRVVGTWVNRKLRRKPMIIPVVLEA
- a CDS encoding DUF3046 domain-containing protein; translation: MRISDYWRLMDDEFGAGYSRVLSSTLVLAGVGGRTADQALAAGVEPRKVWLAVCDVQDVPAERRLGRDLKPRAN
- a CDS encoding DNA translocase FtsK: MATRTTSAPNGSSRGSAGSKTGSSSGRGSGSTAAKSGRAGGSSSTARTRQLPAVEHHQPWLLRVVGGAWLGVGHVVGGGVRRIGHDVSDLPAEERRDGAALFNLALGIFIATFAWWGLTGWFPDAVYAVVNGTFGWISLLLPLMLFVCAFRLFRQPSDGRGNNRVGIGFLIMTFAGCGLAHILGGQPTVADGFDGLRQAGGMLGFLAASPLAAIHPAVPVVFYSLLAFISLLIITATPFTAIPRRLRAGYEHLMGIDLLDDQDRDAHDRSYLERTAPATASKAPKKKRRFFGKDEEDADAGLEGYVGDEAFEHAVIDDDDAKGGAAARPAPGVRRPTQAEIAVEKIKAAQGLGSAAQGAAPAGENATEAIPMITPGMSAAAAKPAAAPTVPSNPVAPAPPPVPIPQRTEQLSLAGDVTYTLPASDYLTPGSIPKERTEANDAVVAALTDTLQQFNVDATVTGFSRGPTVTRYEIELAPGTKVERVTALSKNISYAVASSDVRILSPIPGKSAIGIEIPNTDRETVSLGDVLRSQNARRTDHPMVMGVGKDVEGGYVVANLAKMPHLLVAGATGAGKSSFVNSMITSILMRATPDEVRMVMVDPKRVELTAYEGVPHLITPIITNPKKAAEALQWVVREMDARYDDLANYGFKHIDDFNKAVRAGKVQPPVDSKRVIRPYPYLLVIVDELADLMMVAPRDVEDSIVRITQLARAAGIHLVLATQRPSVDVVTGLIKANVPSRMAFATSSVTDSRVVLDQPGAEKLIGQGDALFLPMGASKAMRVQGAWVTESEIHKVVEHVKGQLQASYRDDVAAEAPKKQIDDDIGDDLEVLLQATELVVTTQFGSTSMLQRKLRVGFAKAGRLMDLLESRGVVGPSEGSKARDVLVKPDDLAPVLAAMKGQDAPAAPDSQTAALSDNANANIARGGYAEDLVAADLDQRKQSAEYYDGSDSPPGGYDDEDGSEDAWSLTGR
- a CDS encoding CinA family protein, with translation MTNLHHLSAEAVRKALDTGRTVAAAESLTAGMVSAVLADTPGASGILQGGVVAYQNSVKESVLDVPAELLARVGSVDPGVAAAMAAGARTVLRADIGVSTTGVAGPDEHDGKPVGTVYVGIATAAGTEAFEYSFAGNRAEIRGQACGAALERLLEALSR
- the dapA gene encoding 4-hydroxy-tetrahydrodipicolinate synthase produces the protein MADNSAHLPALGTLLTAMVTPFTKDGAVDYEQAAELASKLVDDGCDGLVVTGTTGETSTLTDEENLGMFRAVKDAVGGRAAIIAGTGTNDTAHSVHLSRQAAALGVDGLLLVTPYYNKPSQAGVRAHFETVASAVDVPVMLYDIPGRSSIAIEPDTMIRLAQHPNIVAVKDAKADFVAATRVMAETDLLFYSGDDGLTLPWMALGAVGLVGVTTHVATRRFRELIDAVNANDLSTARKINFELLPVVRATMTRVQGAVAAKQILKWQGVLPNSIVRLPLVEPDEAEIETIRGDLAEAGLVFS
- a CDS encoding MarR family winged helix-turn-helix transcriptional regulator, yielding MSSSPDVPSLQGRHDEATVDAALQNVEHQISLFWRRARAISNQLSRQVHPDMEPAAYGLLTVIRREGPIRLTDLAMNIGVGKPSVSRQIAFLESLGLVSKEADPLDGRAQAIRLTPKGEEKMHQVQDARRQVFRERLGEWPVEDLEELARYMAKLNSTYERDGFPKDGPAAAPAEDT
- the recA gene encoding recombinase RecA: MAAAPDRAKALEAALAQIDKQFGKGSVMRLGDEVRAPIEVIPTGSIALDVALGIGGLPRGRVVEIYGPESSGKTTVALHAVANAQRLGGIAAFIDAEHALDPEYAAKLGVDTDALLVSQPDTGEQALEIMDMLVGSGSLDVIVIDSVAALVPRAEIEGDMGDSHVGLQARLMSQALRKITGRLSQTKTTAIFINQLREKIGVFFGSPETTTGGKALKFYASIRIDVRRIQTLKEGADSVGNRTKAKIVKNKMAPPFKVAEFDIIYGQGISREGGIIDMGVEHGIIKKSGSWFTYDGDQLGQGMENSRRFLRDNPELAAELERLIKEKLGVGVKPAEPESKDSPKLKAVDGF
- a CDS encoding regulatory protein RecX, with translation MSVAQSIVYRQLTASAKSRLQLAQKLAERNIPEDVAEAVLDRFQEARLINDADFADMWVRSRAQSRKLAKGALRRELAEKGIDQETAAAALEQLSDADEEAAARQLVERKLRPGTDLQDRAERDKAARRLASMLARKGYQPSQAFRIVNDVLESRAAADSGER
- the pgsA gene encoding CDP-diacylglycerol--glycerol-3-phosphate 3-phosphatidyltransferase; protein product: MTSTDATAAGPGRAGVWNLPNILTMIRIALVPFFVWFLIADAPGLQSASGPWRWAAVAAFAVAIYTDKLDGDIARSRNLVTDFGKIADPIADKLLTGSALVMLSVLGELPWWATLVILVREWGITALRFFVIRYGVIPASRGGKLKTVVQTAAIFLYLLPLGAFAPWLAWVAFAVMMAAVAITVWTGIQYVMEALRLRAKGKLQARSSKGQEPA
- a CDS encoding helix-turn-helix domain-containing protein, yielding MVKQPVSVNGVVRWKDVGLADQAKSEQKERKMVVLRHEIGDVLRDVRQRQGRTLREVSHSARVSLGYLSEVERGQKEASSELLSSICSALDVPLSSMLREVSDRVAVAEGVAVPDTVPQEFSQRYGRDLERDLNTELNDELSTGLLSGAR